The following proteins are co-located in the Camelina sativa cultivar DH55 chromosome 12, Cs, whole genome shotgun sequence genome:
- the LOC104731165 gene encoding cysteine-rich receptor-like protein kinase 14, with amino-acid sequence MKLKNLSPLFWFLLVGFPVVFAPCGKTGFFKPNQQYDKNGRILLSSLASNVSARGGFYNASVGQGTDRVYAVGMCIQGAEPKVCSNCIDLASKEAIETCPNQTEGLVWPENGILCMVRYSNRSFFGSLEMQPKYILYNVGDIKYRSNLTMFDTLWEDLTSRMIARATSSSSERKYYAAEAVPLSSIQNIYALMQCIPIISLRDCNICLSQSVRDYQSCCHGKQGGIVFRPSCVFRWEIYPFSQAFNLTLSPPAQTPTSLPPYLGHKTNTTKRGIVVAIVVPTIIIIVLVLLALALFTHKMRKSNQKGVSLKS; translated from the exons ATGAAACTGAAGAATCTTTCGCCACTGTTCTGGTTTCTCCTTGTAGGCTTTCCTGTTGTGTTTGCACCATGCGGGAAAACTGGTTTCTTTAAACCAAATCAGCAGTACGACAAAAACGGTCGcattcttctctcttctcttgctTCTAATGTCTCAGCTCGAGGCGGCTTCTATAATGCTTCGGTTGGACAAGGAACCGATCGGGTGTATGCTGTGGGGATGTGCATACAAGGTGCTGAACCAAAGGTTTGCTCAAACTGTATTGACCTTGCTTCTAAAGAGGCGATTGAGACATGTCCCAACCAGACAGAAGGCCTTGTCTGGCCTGAAAATGGGATTCTTTGTATGGTACGTTACTCCAACCGTTCGTTTTTTGGATCGCTCGAGATGCAACCAAAGTATATTCTGTATAATGTTGGAGATATCAAATATAGATCTAATTTAACAATGTTCGATACATTGTGGGAGGACTTAACAAGTCGTATGATAGCTAGAGCTACTTCATCGTCATCTGAACGCAAGTACTATGCTGCTGAAGCAGTACCTTTGTCATCAATCCAGAACATATACGCATTAATGCAATGCATTCCAATCATATCTTTAAGGGATTGCAACATATGTTTAAGTCAAAGTGTCAGAGACTATCAATCATGTTGCCATGGGAAGCAAGGTGGCATTGTTTTCCGTCCCAGTTGTGTTTTCAGGTGGGAAATTTATCCCTTTTCTCAGGCTTTTAACCTTACTTTGTCACCTCCAGCTCAAACGCCAACATCTCTCCCGCCTTACCTAGGCCACAAGACCAATACAACCAAGAGAG GTATAGTTGTGGCAATCGTTGTTCCCACCATAATTATTATCGTCTTGGTATTACTTGCTTTAGCATTATTTACTCACAAGATGAGAAAGTCAAATCAGAAAGGAGTTTCCTTGAAGAGCTGA
- the LOC104731167 gene encoding cysteine-rich receptor-like protein kinase 10 isoform X2 translates to MSYYACFIFLFLFSFLTSSTVCAQNHTYFGHDCRKERTFTRNSTYFTNLRTLLSSLSSRNASYTTGFQTATAGQDPDKVTGLFLCRGDLSPEVCRSCVTFSVNETLTRCPNQREGVLYYDECMLRYSDRDILSTVALDGIGLGALSSSSNQSVPSNQFQRFNEVLLLTLNQAANYAAASSRKFDARKANTTASQTVYGLVQCTPDLTTQDCFTCLQKAINQLATNRLGGRSLFPSCSSRFEIRPFYNETALKAPPPPMTAPPRPGKGGKSNVVVLLIVVSTIVVVLLLISGYRFYAKKAYNTAPAFDDDGATADSLQLNYRTIQAATNGFSESNKIGRGGFGEVYKGTFSNGIVVAVKRLSKTSGQGEAEFKNEVVVVAKLQHRNLVRLLGFCLEGEERILVYEFVPNKSLDNFLFDPSKQGELDWTRRYNIIGGIARGILYLHQDSQLTIIHRDLKASNILLDADMNPKIADFGMARIFGMDQSAENTNRIVGTYGYMAPEYAMQGQYSIKSDVYSFGVSVLEIVSGKKNSSFYQTDGAHDLLSYTWRLWRNGTPLDLVDPVIVHNCKMDEVVRCIHIGLLCVQEDPVDRPTLPAIVLMLTSNTVTLSAPKEPGLFFQSKPTKDPLDSEQSTISKSVPWSVNDASITDLYPR, encoded by the exons ATGTCATATTACGCCTGTTTCATATTCCTATTCCTCTTCTCATTCCTCACAAGCTCCACAGTTTGTGCTCAAAATCATACTTATTTTGGTCATGACTGTCGGAAAGAGAGAACTTTCACAAGAAACAGCACTTACTTCACCAATCTAAGAACTCTtttgtcctctctctcttcccgcAACGCCTCTTACACCACCGGATTCCAAACCGCAACGGCTGGACAAGATCCCGACAAAGTCACCGGTCTTTTCCTCTGCCGTGGAGACTTATCCCCTGAAGTTTGTCGTAGCTGCGTCACCTTTTCCGTCAACGAAACCTTAACTCGGTGTCCAAATCAGAGAGAAGGCGTGCTCTATTACGATGAGTGTATGCTCAGATACTCTGACCGGGATATTCTCTCGACCGTTGCACTAGACGGTATTGGTCTCGGTGCTCTGTCCTCTAGTAGCAACCAGAGTGTTCCATCAAACCAATTCCAACGATTCAACGAGGTGTTGCTGCTCACCCTGAACCAAGCCGCCAACTATGCCGCGGCAAGTTCAAGAAAATTTGATGCGAGAAAAGCCAATACCACAGCATCACAGACTGTGTACGGGCTGGTTCAGTGCACTCCCGATCTGACAACACAAGACTGTTTTACTTGTCTGCAAAAAGCCATCAATCAGTTAGCTACTAACAGACTTGGTGGAAGAAGTCTTTTCCCAAGTTGTAGTTCGAGATTCGAGATTCGCCCATTCTACAACGAAACGGCCCTTAAAGCCCCACCACCACCGATGACAGCTCCTCCACGACCTG GAAAAGGTGGGAAATCAAACGTAGTGGTCTTACTGATTGTTGTGTCTACTATAGTGGTTGTTCTGCTCTTGATATCTGGTTATCGTTTCTATGCAAAGAAGGCTTATAATACGGCACCTGCATTTGATG ATGATGGAGCAACGGCAGACTCGTTGCAACTCAATTACAGAACAATTCAAGCTGCAACTAATGGTTTTTCAGAGAGTAACAAGATTGGTCGAGGTGGATTTGGCGAGGTTTACAAG GGTACGTTTTCAAATGGGATTGTAGTTGCGGTGAAGAGACTGTCAAAAACATCAGGACAAGGTGAAGCAGAGTTCAAGAATGAGGTTGTAGTTGTTGCAAAGCTCCAGCACAGAAATCTAGTTCGGCTTCTCGGGTTTTGtttagaaggagaagaaaggataCTAGTCTACGAGTTCGTGCCCAACAAAAGCCTTGATAACTTCCTGTTTG ATCCTTCAAAGCAAGGTGAGCTGGACTGGACTCGACGTTACAACATTATTGGAGGAATTGCTAGAGGAATTCTATATCTCCATCAAGATTCACAGCTCACGATCATACACCGTGACCTCAAAGCGAGTAATATTCTTCTAGATGCGGATATGAATCCGAAAATTGCTGATTTTGGAATGGCAAGAATATTTGGAATGGACCAGTCTGCAGAGAACACAAACAGGATAGTTGGAACCTA TGGGTACATGGCTCCGGAGTATGCGATGCAAGGTCAGTACTCAATAAAATCTGATGTATATAGCTTTGGAGTGTCGGTACTTGAGATAGTAAGCGGCAAGAAGAACAGCAGCTTCTACCAGACAGATGGCGCACATGATTTGCTCTCATAT ACTTGGAGGCTTTGGAGGAATGGGACACCACTAGACCTCGTGGATCCGGTTATTGTACATAATTGCAAAATGGATGAAGTAGTTCGATGCATCCATATAGGTCTTTTATGTGTCCAAGAAGATCCTGTGGACCGTCCAACCTTACCAGCCATCGTTCTGATGCTTACTAGTAACACTGTGACTTTATCGGCGCCTAAGGAACCAGGGCTTTTCTTTCAGAGTAAACCCACAAAAGACCCGCTTGATTCAGAACAATCTACTATAAGCAAGTCTGTTCCTTGGTCTGTTAACGATGCATCAATCACCGATTTATATCCTCGTTGA
- the LOC104731167 gene encoding cysteine-rich receptor-like protein kinase 10 isoform X1 translates to MSYYACFIFLFLFSFLTSSTVCAQNHTYFGHDCRKERTFTRNSTYFTNLRTLLSSLSSRNASYTTGFQTATAGQDPDKVTGLFLCRGDLSPEVCRSCVTFSVNETLTRCPNQREGVLYYDECMLRYSDRDILSTVALDGIGLGALSSSSNQSVPSNQFQRFNEVLLLTLNQAANYAAASSRKFDARKANTTASQTVYGLVQCTPDLTTQDCFTCLQKAINQLATNRLGGRSLFPSCSSRFEIRPFYNETALKAPPPPMTAPPRPGKGGKSNVVVLLIVVSTIVVVLLLISGYRFYAKKAYNTAPAFDGDDGATADSLQLNYRTIQAATNGFSESNKIGRGGFGEVYKGTFSNGIVVAVKRLSKTSGQGEAEFKNEVVVVAKLQHRNLVRLLGFCLEGEERILVYEFVPNKSLDNFLFDPSKQGELDWTRRYNIIGGIARGILYLHQDSQLTIIHRDLKASNILLDADMNPKIADFGMARIFGMDQSAENTNRIVGTYGYMAPEYAMQGQYSIKSDVYSFGVSVLEIVSGKKNSSFYQTDGAHDLLSYTWRLWRNGTPLDLVDPVIVHNCKMDEVVRCIHIGLLCVQEDPVDRPTLPAIVLMLTSNTVTLSAPKEPGLFFQSKPTKDPLDSEQSTISKSVPWSVNDASITDLYPR, encoded by the exons ATGTCATATTACGCCTGTTTCATATTCCTATTCCTCTTCTCATTCCTCACAAGCTCCACAGTTTGTGCTCAAAATCATACTTATTTTGGTCATGACTGTCGGAAAGAGAGAACTTTCACAAGAAACAGCACTTACTTCACCAATCTAAGAACTCTtttgtcctctctctcttcccgcAACGCCTCTTACACCACCGGATTCCAAACCGCAACGGCTGGACAAGATCCCGACAAAGTCACCGGTCTTTTCCTCTGCCGTGGAGACTTATCCCCTGAAGTTTGTCGTAGCTGCGTCACCTTTTCCGTCAACGAAACCTTAACTCGGTGTCCAAATCAGAGAGAAGGCGTGCTCTATTACGATGAGTGTATGCTCAGATACTCTGACCGGGATATTCTCTCGACCGTTGCACTAGACGGTATTGGTCTCGGTGCTCTGTCCTCTAGTAGCAACCAGAGTGTTCCATCAAACCAATTCCAACGATTCAACGAGGTGTTGCTGCTCACCCTGAACCAAGCCGCCAACTATGCCGCGGCAAGTTCAAGAAAATTTGATGCGAGAAAAGCCAATACCACAGCATCACAGACTGTGTACGGGCTGGTTCAGTGCACTCCCGATCTGACAACACAAGACTGTTTTACTTGTCTGCAAAAAGCCATCAATCAGTTAGCTACTAACAGACTTGGTGGAAGAAGTCTTTTCCCAAGTTGTAGTTCGAGATTCGAGATTCGCCCATTCTACAACGAAACGGCCCTTAAAGCCCCACCACCACCGATGACAGCTCCTCCACGACCTG GAAAAGGTGGGAAATCAAACGTAGTGGTCTTACTGATTGTTGTGTCTACTATAGTGGTTGTTCTGCTCTTGATATCTGGTTATCGTTTCTATGCAAAGAAGGCTTATAATACGGCACCTGCATTTGATG GAGATGATGGAGCAACGGCAGACTCGTTGCAACTCAATTACAGAACAATTCAAGCTGCAACTAATGGTTTTTCAGAGAGTAACAAGATTGGTCGAGGTGGATTTGGCGAGGTTTACAAG GGTACGTTTTCAAATGGGATTGTAGTTGCGGTGAAGAGACTGTCAAAAACATCAGGACAAGGTGAAGCAGAGTTCAAGAATGAGGTTGTAGTTGTTGCAAAGCTCCAGCACAGAAATCTAGTTCGGCTTCTCGGGTTTTGtttagaaggagaagaaaggataCTAGTCTACGAGTTCGTGCCCAACAAAAGCCTTGATAACTTCCTGTTTG ATCCTTCAAAGCAAGGTGAGCTGGACTGGACTCGACGTTACAACATTATTGGAGGAATTGCTAGAGGAATTCTATATCTCCATCAAGATTCACAGCTCACGATCATACACCGTGACCTCAAAGCGAGTAATATTCTTCTAGATGCGGATATGAATCCGAAAATTGCTGATTTTGGAATGGCAAGAATATTTGGAATGGACCAGTCTGCAGAGAACACAAACAGGATAGTTGGAACCTA TGGGTACATGGCTCCGGAGTATGCGATGCAAGGTCAGTACTCAATAAAATCTGATGTATATAGCTTTGGAGTGTCGGTACTTGAGATAGTAAGCGGCAAGAAGAACAGCAGCTTCTACCAGACAGATGGCGCACATGATTTGCTCTCATAT ACTTGGAGGCTTTGGAGGAATGGGACACCACTAGACCTCGTGGATCCGGTTATTGTACATAATTGCAAAATGGATGAAGTAGTTCGATGCATCCATATAGGTCTTTTATGTGTCCAAGAAGATCCTGTGGACCGTCCAACCTTACCAGCCATCGTTCTGATGCTTACTAGTAACACTGTGACTTTATCGGCGCCTAAGGAACCAGGGCTTTTCTTTCAGAGTAAACCCACAAAAGACCCGCTTGATTCAGAACAATCTACTATAAGCAAGTCTGTTCCTTGGTCTGTTAACGATGCATCAATCACCGATTTATATCCTCGTTGA
- the LOC104731166 gene encoding cysteine-rich receptor-like protein kinase 5 yields MAKCWKMSACGFLFILTFLTSMRPSKQQPKPVGFHCPPGRHTYLKNSTYFSNLKTLLFSLSSKENHSSSNGFLRLTNGRNPDLVYGLYLCRGDLLPEVCRDCVNFAVKDILRQCPNEKEASIHYNECMLRYTDRDTLLDPKATPGILTMNQQNITANESEQFTHELLSLINETSKEAADSSRKFAVNKGKFTSSQNIYVMVQCMPYLTRENCSSCLQETVRKLPRDKTGGRLLWPSCTLRYELYPFYNKTLPRYEQSARLSQAPTPSQSARSSQAPPPPTPPQSERSSQAPPSPQSALSSQAPPPPPPQSALSSQAPPPPPQSGKNGNSIVIIIAIVVPLAVYILLFAVISSFHVISNRVKKAYETAAADDDGDDITTAGSLQFDFNAVEAATDKFSESNKLGQGGFGQVYKGTFPNGLQVAVKRLSKTSGQGEQEFKNEVLVVAKLQHKNLVKLLGFCLEREEKILVYEFVPNKGLDYFLFDSTLKIQLEWTRRYEIIKGIARGVLYLHQDSRLTIIHRDLKASNILLDDDMNPKVADFGMARIFGIDQTEANTKRVVGTYGYMSPEYAMYGQFSMKSDVYSFGVLVLEIISGRKNNSLYQMKDSAGNLVTYTWRLWNNGSPIELVDPSFQENYQVDDITRCIHIALLCVQEEAEDRPTMSEINQMLTTSSIPLAIPQPPGFFLRRKHEQVGSSGAGPSTGSSVLCSIDDVSITQVTPR; encoded by the exons ATGGCTAAGTGTTGGAAAATGTCTGCTTGTGGTTTCCTCTTCATTCTCACCTTCCTTACGAGCATGAGACCTTCTAAACAACAACCGAAACCTGTTGGTTTTCATTGTCCTCCGGGGAGACATACTTACCTCAAAAACAGCACATATTTTTccaatctcaaaacccttttgttctctctttcttctaaaGAAAATCATTCATCCTCCAATGGATTTCTACGCCTTACAAATGGACGAAACCCGGACTTGGTTTACGGACTTTACCTCTGCCGAGGAGACTTGTTGCCGGAAGTCTGCCGTGATTGCGTCAACTTCGCCGTCAAGGACATTCTGAGACAGTGTCCAAATGAGAAGGAGGCTTCGATTCATTACAATGAATGCATGCTGCGATACACTGACCGGGATACTCTCTTGGATCCTAAAGCCACACCTGGAATCTTGACTATGAATCAACAAAATATTACGGCAAACGAATCAGAACAGTTCACTCATGAACTCCTTTCTTTAATTAACGAAACTTCAAAGGAGGCTGCTGATAGCTCAAGAAAATTTGCGGTTAACAAGGGGAAATTCACATCGTCACAAAACATTTATGTAATGGTTCAGTGCATGCCTTACCTGACAAGAGAGAATTGCTCAAGCTGTTTGCAAGAAACCGTCAGGAAATTGCCTCGTGACAAAACTGGAGGAAGACTTCTCTGGCCAAGTTGTACGTTAAGGTACGAGCTTTACCCATTTTACAATAAAACCTTGCCAAGGTACGAGCAGTCAGCACGTTTAAGTCAAGCTCCTACTCCTTCCCAGTCAGCACGTTCAAGtcaagctcctcctcctcctactccaCCACAATCAGAACGTTCAAGTCAAGCTCCTCCTTCTCCGCAGTCAGCACTTTCAAGtcaagctcctcctcctcctcctccacagtCAGCACTTTCTAGtcaagctcctcctcctcctccacagtCTG GAAAAAACGGAAACTCAATCGTGATAATCATAGCAATTGTTGTGCCACTAGCTGtctatattcttctttttgctgTTATTTCTAGCTTCCATGTCATAAGTAATAGAGTGAAGAAGGCTTATGAGACAGCAGCTGCAGATGATG ATGGGGATGATATTACAACTGCTGGCTCATTGCAATTTGATTTTAATGCTGTTGAAGCTGCAACAGATAAGTTTTCCGAAAGTAACAAACTCGGTCAAGGCGGATTTGGACAAGTttacaag GGCACATTTCCTAATGGATTACAAGTTGCGGTGAAGAGACTATCGAAAACATCAGGACAAGGTGAACAAGAGTTCAAGAATGAGGTTCTTGTTGTTGCTAAACTTCAACACAAAAATCTGGTCAAGCTTCTCGGATTTTGTctcgaaagagaagagaaaatactTGTCTACGAGTTTGTGCCTAACAAAGGCCTTGATTACTTCCTCTTTG ATTCTACACTGAAAATCCAACTTGAGTGGACAAGACGGTACGAGATCATTAAAGGAATCGCTAGAGGAGTTctttatcttcatcaagattcacgACTAACAATCATACATCGTGACCTCAAAGCGAGTAACATCCTCTTAGATGATGATATGAATCCAAAAGTTGCTGATTTTGGAATGGCAAGAATTTTCGGAATAGACCAAACAGAAGCCAATACAAAGAGAGTAGTTGGAACCTA TGGCTATATGTCTCCAGAATACGCCATGTATGGCCAATTCTCCATGAAATCAGATGTCTATAGTTTCGGGGTCTTAGTTCTTGAAATAATAAGCGGCAGAAAAAACAACAGTCTCTATCAAATGAAGGACAGTGCTGGAAATTTGGTTACATAT ACTTGGAGACTATGGAACAATGGATCACCAATAGAGCTTGTGGATCCATCTTTTCAAGAAAATTATCAAGTAGACGATATTACTAGATGCATCCATATCGCTCTACTATGTGTtcaagaagaagctgaagaccGTCCAACCATGTCAGAAATCAACCAAATGCTCACCACTAGTTCAATTCCTCTCGCCATTCCTCAACCACCTGGTTTTTTCCTCCGGAGAAAACATGAACAAGTAGGATCATCAGGAGCAGGTCCATCGACAGGTTCGTCTGTTCTCTGTTCCATCGACGATGTTTCCATTACTCAAGTAACTCCTCGTTGA
- the LOC104731170 gene encoding cysteine-rich receptor-like protein kinase 5, with translation MAAYGSLFLLLAFLTSLKPSIQIVQQPVPNYVGYSCTNGKTYLKNSTYSSNLRTLLSTLSSSNTFSTGFYSLVLGQNPDLVFALYLCRGDASSEVCRDCVVYAINELLNQCLDGKEAFILCEDCMLRYADRNILLDPPTTRNEILMVNQQDVTANISDRFNKVLFSLMNEAAEEASETESPRKFAIKKTYITSSQTVYVMVQCTPGLTRDSCLSCLQRIIGILPRNTIGGIIFVPTCTLRYYPDPSFGDTPLTPLVPAPPLPVRQAILPPPQPSISDLRLNVPKGKKSTIIIIASVVVLLAISVLLFIACYCFRAKRAKKTYETAAADDDGDDITTAGSLQFDFKVVEAATDNFSESNKLGQGGFGQVYEGTLPNGLQVAVKRLSKKSGQGEKEFKNEVVVVAKLQHKNLVKLLGFCLEREEKILVYEFVHNKSLDYFLFDSRMQSQLNWTRRYKIIGGIARGILYLHQDSRLTIIHRDLKAGNILLDADMNPKVADFGMARIFEMDQTEANTRRVVGTYGYMSPEYAMYGHFSMKSDVYSFGVLVLEIISGRKNSSLRQMDGSVCNLVTYTWRLWSSGSPLELVDTSFRDNYQRNEISRCIHIALLCVQEDTQDRPNMSAIVQMLTTSLIALAMPKPPGFFFGNRHEQAGPSVHKYAPCSIDDASITSVAPR, from the exons ATGGCTGCTTATggttctctcttccttctcctcgcCTTCCTTACAAGCTTGAAACCTTCTATACAGATAGTACAGCAACCCGTCCCTAACTACGTCGGCTATAGTTGTACAAATGGGAAAACTTACCTCAAAAACAGCACATACTCCTCCAATCTCCGAACCCTTTTGTCTACTCTTTCTTCCAGCAACACCTTCTCCACCGGATTCTATAGCCTCGTTTTAGGTCAGAATCCTGACTTGGTTTTCGCACTTTACCTCTGCCGTGGAGATGCCTCGTCTGAAGTCTGCCGTGACTGTGTCGTCTATGCTATTAACGAACTTCTGAATCAATGTCTAGATGGGAAAGAAGCCTTCATATTATGCGAAGACTGCATGCTTCGATACGCTGACAGGAATattctcttggatcctcctaCAACAAGAAATGAAATCCTCATGGTGAACCAGCAGGATGTTACGGCAAACATATCAGATCGCTTCAATAAGGTACTCTTCTCTTTGATGAACGAAGCTGCAGAGGAGGCTTCTGAAACTGAAAGTCCAAGAAAATTTGCGATTAAGAAGACGTACATCACATCGTCCCAAACGGTTTATGTAATGGTTCAGTGCACGCCTGGTCTGACAAGAGACAGCTGCTTAAGTTGTCTGCAACGTATCATCGGTATATTGCCTCGTAACACAATAGGAGGAATAATTTTTGTGCCGACTTGTACCTTAAGGTACTATCCTGATCCTTCCTTCGGTGACACCCCACTTACTCCGCTGGTACCAGCTCCTCCATTGCCAGTACGTCAAGCTATTCTCCCTCCTCCGCAGCCGAGCATTTCTGATCTAAGACTTAACGTACCAAAAGGCAAAAAATCCACAATAATAATCATAGCAAGTGTAGTTGTCCTGCTTGCTATCTCTGTTCTGCTTTTCATAGCTTGTTATTGTTTCCGTGCAAAAAGGGCCAAGAAGACTTATGAAACAGCAGCTGCGGATGATG ATGGGGATGATATTACAACTGCAGGCTCACTGCAGTTTGATTTTAAGGTTGTTGAAGCTGCGACAGATAATTTTTCCGAAAGTAACAAACTCGGTCAAGGTGGATTCGGACAAGTTTACGAG GGAACTCTTCCTAATGGTTTACAAGTTGCTGTGAAGAGACTTTCAAAAAAATCAGGACAAGGTGAAAAAGAGTTCAAGAACGAAGTAGTTGTTGTTGCAAAGCTTCAGCACAAAAATTTGGTGAAGCTTCTCGGATTTTGtttggagagagaagagaagatactTGTCTACGAGTTTGTGCATAACAAAAGCCTTGATTACTTCTTGTTTG ACTCTAGAATGCAGAGCCAACTGAATTGGACTAGAAGGTATAAGATCATAGGAGGCATTGCTAGAGGAATTCTCTATCTTCACCAAGATTCACGGCTCACGATTATACATCGAGACCTCAAAGCGGGTAACATCTTACTGGACGCTGACATGAATCCGAAAGTTGCAGATTTTGGAATGGCTAGAATTTTTGAAATGGACCAAACCGAAGCCAATACAAGAAGAGTAGTTGGAACCTA TGGTTACATGTCCCCGGAGTATGCAATGTACGGTCACTTCTCAATGAAATCAGATGTCTATAGCTTTGGAGTCTTAGTTCTTGAGATAATAAGTGGGAGGAAGAACAGCAGTCTCCGTCAGATGGATGGTAGTGTATGCAACTTGGTTACATAT ACTTGGAGACTATGGAGCAGTGGGTCTCCACTAGAGCTTGTGGATACATCTTTTCGTGATAACTATCAAAGAAACGAAATTAGCAGATGCATCCATATCGCTTTATTATGTGTCCAAGAAGATACCCAAGATCGTCCAAACATGTCAGCAATCGTCCAAATGCTTACTACTAGCTTGATCGCCCTAGCAATGCCTAAACCACCTGGATTTTTCTTTGGAAATAGGCATGAACAAGCTGGTCCATCCGTCCATAAGTATGCTCCCTGCTCCATCGATGATGCATCCATTACTTCTGTAGCTCCTCGTTAA